Genomic DNA from Shewanella woodyi ATCC 51908:
TGGGTTGCACAGGGTGATATCGAACCTATCATCAGGCTTGATGATGCCGCTAAATACCTTCTGATGATCGTTCTGCAGACGGACTTCCAATTTACCCAGCAAGCAGTTGTTCCCCTCTACAATAGCTTTAACGTTAGCCAGTGAGATAGGGTCGACATCACTTGCAACAAAGCGCCAGCCATAGGTCTGGATCCCCAGAAGTGGATAGATAGCGTTAGCCCCAGTGCCTATATCTAGCGCCTTAATCTTCATCTTTTTAGGCTTGATAGTGTGGGAGTTCACAGGTGGGACATTTTGTCCTTCCATCTCAGTTTCACTTTTATTTTCAAACTCCTCCACGCCTGCTAAGAGATCATAAATATAGTGAAGATAGTCGACTCTTCCTGGAATTGGCGGACAGAGAAAGCCCTCAGGGATATCCCAATTATCTATCTGATAATCTAGTTTCAGTATTGCTGCATTCAGCGCTTTTACGGCTTGGGGATCGGCAAAATCAATAGAGAGATTACCGTAAGGATTTGGCTGAACATAGGGGGTTAATACAGGGCTTACCTTAGTTAACTTATCAAAATCATAACCATCACGGTGCAAGTTACGCGGATGCAGGCCAGGCTTTTGATTATTGATGGCTCGAGCAACCTGTGCATCTCCTTTACTACTGCCAGAGCGAGATCTCTTTGAGTTTCTGCCCGATTTAGTCACTGGCTTTCGGCTTGCTTTAGAGCTTGGCTTCGTCATAAAAAATTTACCAATTAAATGAATCAGCGAAAATTTAAAGCGCTGAAGACAAGGCGGATTATACCGTTAACTGGGGAGCTAACGGCAATCATAGAGGGGAAATTAACGATTATTTAAATTTTTGAGCGACTAATCGTAGAGGTATTTAGTAAATAGCATATTCACAACAAGAGGCTTACCGGTTTCCTGCTCAATAAGACGATTAACTGCCTCATAGCATTCACGACGGATCTCTTCACGTCCAGTAAGAGATTTAACCTTGTCAGCAGTCTGGCTTCCCAAGATCTCAATAATCGCCGCACGCAATAGAGGATCATGATGTTCAATCGCCACCAGATCTTCCGGCGCTCTCACCATAAGCTCAACGCTTATCCGGACAAAGCCTAACTTTCTTCCAGTTGAAAGGTAATTGGTCACAATCTCAGGCTCAAATCCATAATAAGCGTACTCAGCCTGTGTTTGTTCCTCCTGAGGTTCCTCCTCCTCGGCATTGACACCTAAGCTAAAGATGCTGACAGAAAGAATAAGCAGCAAAGAGGTCACTCTTTTTATCAACAGAGTAGAAATGTCACATTTTTTCATAGCCAAATTTTCCATTTCAAGCGATTGTATGCAGGGCATTGTATTCGATTTTTCAAAAAACTGTGCTCGCGGATTTTACATGCTAGACTGCAGCAGTTTTCAAGTCAGTATTGTACCGAGAATCAGATGAGCGTAATTAGGTTAAGCTTTCCATATGGTGAATCAATTCAGTGGTTTTCACCAGAAAAAATCGACCAACTCCCAAAATCACCTCTAAAAGACTGGTTGCTCTCTAAAGGAAGTTTAACCCAAAAACTACGATCACACTGTGCTGAATTTGAAGTAAAAGTACTCGGAGAGGGCACATTAACCCCTTTTAGCGGTGAATTTCCCTCTCAGAGCCAAGCTTGGGTACGGGAAGTACTACTCTGTCTTGATGGGATCCCTTGGGTATTTGCCCGCACCTTAATTCCAGGAAGTTTACTGCAGCAAAAAGAGTCCGACTTCCTCACTTTAGGCACAAGACCTTTGGGAGAGCTGCTATTTTCCAGTGATGAGTTCTCACCCGGAAGAATAGAGGTGGCCCACTTTACCCCTTGCCATAAGTTGGCCAACTTAATGCGCTCACTCAAACAAGATGCCAATCACGAGCTTTGGGGGCGAAGACGCTACTTCTCCTACCACGAAGAGGAGTTGATCGTCAGTGAGACCTTTCTTCCCGCGGCTCAGCAATTAATTAAAAGCTAGCTACTCGCTCTTCTAATACCTAACCATCCCAACAAACATAGTGTTAACCAACCAAGGCTACCGCCACCAGAACCAGCGTCATCAGAACTCGCCGCGTTTGTTGCTGGCACAACTGGAGCGGTCACAGTGACAGAGCTAGTACTGCTACTCTGCACATTCAGGCTATCGGTAACGGTCAAGGTAACACTGTAGGTGCCAGCAGAACCATAGGTATGTGTTGGTGACTGAGCACTGCTGGTTTGTCCGTCACCAAACTGCCAAGCATAGCTTAAGGCACCTTCTCCTCCCGTCGTCCCATCGGTAAAGGTCACTGCCAAATTGTTGTTTGAAGAGGTAAATCCAGCAACAGGGACAACGGGCAGTGTAACCGCAATAGTCTGATTGCTCTCTACAGTCGAGCCTAGGCCGTCAGTCACCTTAAGTGTCACCAAATAACTGCCAGATGCACCATAGGTGTAGCTAGGTTCTACCTCTGCACTGATGGCTCCTGTAACACCGAAGCTCCATAGGTAGGAGTAATTACCATCACCACCTGTCACTGTTGGGGTAAAGAGCACTGTTCCTTTAACTTCCTCAGTAGTACTGAATTCAGAGCTAAGATTAGATGTTGGAGGCGGCGTAGTTGATCCCGCAAAATTAAACTCGAGCTTAGCAAGAGATGAGTCGACATTTTGCTCTACCACCTCCATGGTTAAACCAAGTTTCGGCAAAATAATGCCCGATTGAGGTTGAAGTGGCGCACTGTAGTCTAGGCTATCATCGAAGGTGGAGATGGCAGATAGGTTCTCATCACCAGAAAAGCTCGACTGATTAAACAGGCTAAAAGTAGCATCACGAATTTGCGTATCAGACCCTCCATTACCACCGAGAATCATCTGCTGATCCGCATCGACAACCCCAATCAAACCGACTCCAGGGTGTGAGTTAGAGTTATTATCTGCATAGCTAAAATTCTCTAACCATAGCAGCACACCAGGCTCATAGGAGTGACTATCAAGCCCTGCATCGACACCATTATGGCTACGCAACTGTACGATATAACGACGCGCAGCCCCTGGGCGTTGATTATCTATTCTAGAGAAACCAACAAGATCCATTCGGCCTGCAGTTTCAGCATCATCTGAATAAACAGAGCT
This window encodes:
- the rlmF gene encoding 23S rRNA (adenine(1618)-N(6))-methyltransferase RlmF, whose translation is MTKPSSKASRKPVTKSGRNSKRSRSGSSKGDAQVARAINNQKPGLHPRNLHRDGYDFDKLTKVSPVLTPYVQPNPYGNLSIDFADPQAVKALNAAILKLDYQIDNWDIPEGFLCPPIPGRVDYLHYIYDLLAGVEEFENKSETEMEGQNVPPVNSHTIKPKKMKIKALDIGTGANAIYPLLGIQTYGWRFVASDVDPISLANVKAIVEGNNCLLGKLEVRLQNDHQKVFSGIIKPDDRFDITLCNPPFHASLKEASEGSQRKLKNLAENRASKGHKLEPKAPKDKSQLNFGGQKAELWCEGGEKQFLHNMICESKVFATQCLWFTSLVSKKENLEACYTELKRVGAITVKTIDMAQGNKLTRVLAWSFLTPSQRGLWAKYRS
- a CDS encoding flagellar basal body-associated protein FliL, with product MKKCDISTLLIKRVTSLLLILSVSIFSLGVNAEEEEPQEEQTQAEYAYYGFEPEIVTNYLSTGRKLGFVRISVELMVRAPEDLVAIEHHDPLLRAAIIEILGSQTADKVKSLTGREEIRRECYEAVNRLIEQETGKPLVVNMLFTKYLYD
- a CDS encoding chorismate--pyruvate lyase family protein gives rise to the protein MSVIRLSFPYGESIQWFSPEKIDQLPKSPLKDWLLSKGSLTQKLRSHCAEFEVKVLGEGTLTPFSGEFPSQSQAWVREVLLCLDGIPWVFARTLIPGSLLQQKESDFLTLGTRPLGELLFSSDEFSPGRIEVAHFTPCHKLANLMRSLKQDANHELWGRRRYFSYHEEELIVSETFLPAAQQLIKS